One genomic region from Ornithinimicrobium flavum encodes:
- the cmk gene encoding (d)CMP kinase, with the protein MPPSPITVAVDGPSGSGKSSVSRAVARELDLAYLDTGAMYRALTWACLDAGTDLSDASAVAELARTLPLEIATDPQAPAVSVGGTDVTEAIRESRISEQVSAVATNLDVRAELRRRQREIIEEQRAAHGGVVAEGRDITTVVAPDAEHRLLLTASEQARLARRSLELHGTAAAEAVASTRDQIVRRDRDDSTVSAFLEAADGVVTVDTSDLTFDEVVSTVLALVRGEVGTRPAPVPVGTPADDPVPPTADPEELS; encoded by the coding sequence GTGCCTCCCTCCCCGATCACCGTCGCCGTCGACGGACCCAGCGGGTCCGGGAAGTCGTCGGTCTCCCGTGCGGTGGCCCGCGAGCTGGACCTCGCCTACCTCGACACCGGCGCGATGTACCGCGCGCTCACCTGGGCCTGCCTGGACGCCGGCACCGACCTGTCGGACGCCTCCGCCGTGGCCGAGCTCGCGCGCACCCTCCCGCTGGAGATCGCCACCGACCCGCAGGCCCCCGCGGTGTCCGTGGGGGGCACCGACGTGACCGAGGCCATCCGCGAGAGCCGGATCAGCGAGCAGGTCTCCGCGGTCGCGACCAACCTCGACGTCCGTGCCGAGCTGCGCCGCCGCCAGCGGGAGATCATCGAGGAGCAGCGCGCCGCGCACGGCGGCGTCGTGGCCGAGGGACGTGACATCACGACGGTGGTGGCCCCCGACGCCGAGCACCGGCTGCTCCTCACGGCCTCCGAGCAGGCCCGGCTGGCCCGCCGCTCCCTCGAGCTGCACGGCACCGCCGCGGCCGAGGCGGTGGCCTCGACCCGTGACCAGATCGTGCGACGGGACCGTGACGACTCCACCGTCAGCGCCTTCCTGGAGGCGGCCGACGGTGTCGTGACCGTCGACACCTCCGACCTGACCTTCGACGAGGTCGTGTCGACCGTTCTGGCGCTGGTGCGGGGTGAGGTCGGGACCCGGCCCGCCCCGGTGCCCGTCGGGACGCCCGCCGACGACCCCGTCCCCCCGACCGCCGACCCCGAGGAGCTCTCATGA
- a CDS encoding pseudouridine synthase, whose translation MSNGTSGGKGGAGRGGGSGRGAPGVGGPRRRGSVPGQGGSAGPRRAGGSRPPRRRRPAADRPDVDVHDPDGVRLQKLLATAGFGSRRACEKLIEDGRVEVDEQVVTELGVRVDPTRQVVRVDGDRVVVDTGKVYLAFNKPAGVLSTMQDEEGRPCLADYVGHLSQRLFHVGRLDQDTEGLLLLTNDGDLAHRLQHPAYGVPKTYVAQVDGVVGRDVGRQLREGVALEDGPARADSFKVVDSLPGHSIVEVVLHEGRKHIVRRMLDEVGYPVVKLARTQVGPIRLAELRPGRYRSLSAEEVAQLYRAAGL comes from the coding sequence ATGAGCAACGGCACGAGCGGCGGCAAGGGCGGCGCAGGACGCGGCGGCGGGTCGGGACGCGGAGCGCCCGGTGTGGGTGGCCCCCGGCGCCGCGGGAGCGTTCCCGGCCAGGGCGGGTCCGCGGGACCGCGCCGGGCCGGGGGCTCACGCCCTCCGCGCCGCCGGCGACCTGCGGCGGACCGTCCCGACGTGGACGTCCACGACCCGGACGGCGTGCGTCTGCAGAAGCTCCTGGCGACCGCCGGGTTCGGCTCCCGGCGAGCGTGCGAGAAGCTCATCGAGGACGGCCGGGTCGAGGTCGACGAGCAGGTCGTGACCGAGCTCGGGGTCCGGGTCGACCCGACCCGCCAGGTCGTCCGCGTCGACGGCGACCGGGTGGTCGTCGACACCGGCAAGGTCTACCTGGCCTTCAACAAGCCGGCCGGGGTGCTCTCGACCATGCAGGACGAGGAGGGTCGCCCGTGCCTGGCCGACTACGTCGGCCACCTCTCGCAGCGGCTCTTCCACGTGGGTCGCCTCGACCAGGACACCGAGGGGCTGCTGCTGCTCACCAACGACGGCGACCTGGCCCACCGGCTCCAGCACCCGGCCTACGGCGTGCCGAAGACCTACGTGGCCCAGGTCGACGGCGTGGTGGGCAGGGACGTCGGCCGGCAGCTGCGCGAGGGTGTGGCGCTGGAGGACGGCCCGGCCCGGGCCGACTCGTTCAAGGTCGTCGACTCCCTCCCCGGGCACTCCATCGTGGAGGTGGTGCTGCACGAGGGGCGCAAGCACATCGTGCGGCGGATGCTCGACGAGGTCGGCTATCCCGTCGTCAAGCTGGCCCGGACCCAGGTGGGACCGATCCGGCTGGCCGAGCTGCGGCCGGGCCGCTACCGCTCGCTGTCCGCCGAGGAGGTCGCCCAGCTCTACCGCGCCGCCGGGCTCTGA
- a CDS encoding DUF881 domain-containing protein, with amino-acid sequence MRWPSPRVPPGSGKDPAASMALLEEVLDPPVGPGYHSAAERRLAAGHPASSGSRTWLMLAACFLLGLLAAVAATTLRAPDPAAAEGRSQLIARIEAAESAGDAQRDRVEELRAEIVELEQAAIGPDEPAAAVEIGAAGLRAGASAVTGPGVVITLDDAPLPSDIAPGEPVDRERVNARDLQLVVNGLWAAGAEAVAVNGHRLTSISAIRFAGEAIVVDFRSLAPPYEVVALGDPVALARETSSGFVGSYLTELGTQVGLRAAVVEGTDLVVPAAGRLATRVGEAVVGPPEQEQTPGAPPTTQDPTPTDPPEDTP; translated from the coding sequence ATGAGGTGGCCCTCACCGCGCGTCCCCCCGGGCAGCGGGAAGGACCCCGCCGCCTCGATGGCCCTCCTGGAGGAGGTGCTGGACCCGCCGGTCGGTCCCGGCTACCACTCCGCGGCCGAGCGCCGCCTCGCTGCCGGGCATCCGGCCTCGTCGGGGTCGAGGACCTGGCTCATGCTCGCGGCCTGCTTCCTGCTCGGGCTGCTGGCCGCCGTGGCCGCGACCACCCTGCGGGCGCCGGACCCGGCCGCGGCGGAGGGGCGCAGCCAGCTCATCGCCCGGATCGAGGCGGCCGAGTCCGCAGGGGACGCCCAGCGCGACCGGGTCGAGGAGCTCCGCGCGGAGATCGTCGAGCTGGAGCAGGCGGCGATCGGCCCCGACGAGCCGGCCGCGGCGGTCGAGATCGGGGCGGCCGGCCTGCGTGCCGGGGCCTCGGCCGTCACCGGCCCCGGTGTGGTCATCACCCTCGACGACGCGCCGCTCCCCTCGGACATCGCGCCCGGCGAGCCGGTCGACCGCGAGCGGGTCAACGCGCGCGACCTGCAGCTCGTCGTCAACGGCCTGTGGGCCGCGGGTGCGGAAGCCGTGGCCGTCAACGGCCACCGGCTCACGAGCATCTCGGCGATCCGGTTCGCCGGTGAGGCGATCGTCGTGGACTTCCGCAGCCTGGCGCCCCCCTACGAGGTCGTCGCGCTGGGCGACCCGGTCGCCCTGGCACGGGAGACCAGCTCGGGGTTCGTCGGCAGCTACCTCACCGAGCTCGGCACCCAGGTCGGTCTGCGGGCCGCTGTGGTCGAGGGCACGGACCTGGTCGTGCCCGCCGCGGGGCGGCTGGCCACCCGGGTGGGGGAGGCCGTCGTGGGGCCGCCCGAGCAGGAGCAGACGCCCGGGGCACCGCCCACGACGCAGGACCCCACGCCCACCGATCCCCCGGAGGACACCCCATGA
- the scpB gene encoding SMC-Scp complex subunit ScpB, with protein sequence MSEQTAHEHDGHADGDATEGLDATPDGDVTQDLDVAYDVHHVPGGARAAIEAVLMVVDEPVPEEALADALGLPVQDVGAVLDELAREYAEAERGFVLRRLGGGWRVYTRPEHAPVVERFLMGGQQARLSQAALETLAVIAYRQPVSRARVGAIRGVNVDGVVRTLLARGMVTEVGQDPTGGAVLYGTTDLFLQRMGLDSLDDLPALAPYLPSAEVLEELAAEGLA encoded by the coding sequence ATGAGCGAGCAGACCGCGCACGAGCACGACGGCCACGCCGACGGCGATGCCACCGAGGGTCTCGATGCCACCCCCGACGGCGATGTCACCCAGGACCTCGACGTCGCCTACGACGTCCACCACGTCCCCGGTGGGGCCCGCGCCGCGATCGAGGCGGTCCTCATGGTCGTTGACGAGCCGGTCCCCGAGGAGGCCCTGGCCGACGCGCTGGGACTGCCCGTCCAGGACGTGGGCGCGGTGCTGGACGAGCTGGCCCGGGAGTATGCCGAGGCCGAGCGTGGCTTCGTGCTCCGGCGCCTGGGCGGGGGCTGGCGGGTCTACACCCGGCCCGAGCACGCGCCGGTCGTGGAGCGCTTCCTGATGGGGGGTCAGCAGGCGCGGCTGAGCCAGGCCGCCTTGGAGACCCTGGCGGTCATCGCCTACCGTCAGCCCGTCAGCCGGGCGCGCGTCGGCGCGATCCGGGGCGTCAACGTCGACGGCGTGGTGCGCACCCTGCTCGCCCGCGGCATGGTCACCGAGGTCGGGCAGGACCCGACCGGCGGGGCCGTCCTCTACGGCACGACCGACCTTTTCCTCCAGCGCATGGGGCTGGACTCACTCGACGATCTGCCGGCCCTCGCGCCCTACCTGCCCTCGGCAGAGGTGCTCGAGGAGCTGGCGGCGGAAGGACTGGCATGA
- a CDS encoding DUF881 domain-containing protein, whose translation MTAEAPRPRFARRRRPEPPTPQEARNRLRRALGTVHLTRGHVLTALLTVLLGVALMAQVRVTDEAGLRELRETELVALLDDVTTRADSLREEVRQLEADRSRLQGGQGDQAAAAAAQDRLESYQILAGTVPVQGPGITVRVDDPGAVITQTMLLDGIQELRDAGAEAIQIGSVRVVASTYVGTDAAGDVVLDGVPLRQPYTITAVGDAHTLAGAIAIPGGFTDSLRGTGATVTVLESDVVRIEALHQPREARYARPVPSPSTP comes from the coding sequence ATGACCGCGGAGGCACCCCGACCGCGGTTCGCGCGACGACGGCGGCCGGAGCCGCCCACCCCGCAGGAGGCCCGCAACCGGCTCCGGCGGGCGCTGGGCACCGTGCACCTAACCCGAGGCCACGTGCTGACCGCGCTGCTCACCGTCCTACTCGGCGTGGCCCTCATGGCGCAGGTCCGGGTCACCGACGAGGCCGGGCTGCGGGAGCTGCGCGAGACCGAGCTCGTCGCCCTGCTGGACGACGTCACCACCCGCGCGGACTCGCTGCGGGAGGAGGTGCGGCAGCTGGAGGCCGACCGCAGCCGGTTGCAGGGCGGGCAGGGCGACCAGGCCGCGGCCGCCGCGGCCCAGGACCGGCTGGAGTCCTACCAGATCCTCGCCGGGACCGTCCCCGTCCAGGGCCCCGGCATCACGGTCCGGGTCGACGACCCGGGGGCGGTCATCACGCAGACCATGCTGCTGGACGGGATCCAGGAGCTGCGGGACGCCGGGGCGGAGGCGATCCAGATCGGCAGCGTGCGGGTGGTGGCCTCCACCTACGTCGGCACCGACGCCGCGGGCGACGTCGTCCTGGACGGGGTGCCGCTGCGTCAGCCCTACACCATCACGGCCGTGGGTGACGCCCACACCCTCGCGGGGGCGATAGCGATCCCGGGCGGCTTCACCGACAGCCTGCGCGGGACCGGCGCCACGGTCACCGTCCTGGAGTCCGACGTGGTCCGGATCGAGGCGTTGCACCAGCCCCGGGAGGCTCGGTACGCCCGGCCCGTCCCGTCCCCGTCGACGCCGTGA
- a CDS encoding small basic family protein, whose protein sequence is MIPVLGLLAGVLIGLVFTPEVPVWMQPYLPIAVIAALDAVFGATRAALEGVFNDRVFVISIASNVVVAALIVFLGNQLGVGAQLSTGVVVVLGLRIFSNVAAIRRHLLGA, encoded by the coding sequence ATGATCCCCGTCCTCGGCCTGCTGGCCGGCGTCCTCATCGGCCTCGTGTTCACCCCCGAGGTGCCGGTCTGGATGCAGCCCTACCTGCCGATCGCGGTGATCGCGGCCCTCGACGCGGTGTTCGGCGCGACCCGGGCGGCCCTGGAGGGCGTCTTCAACGACCGCGTCTTCGTCATCTCGATCGCCTCGAACGTGGTGGTGGCCGCACTGATCGTCTTCCTGGGCAACCAGCTCGGTGTCGGTGCCCAGCTGTCCACCGGTGTCGTCGTGGTGCTCGGGCTGCGCATCTTCTCCAACGTCGCCGCGATCAGGCGACATCTGCTGGGGGCGTGA
- the der gene encoding ribosome biogenesis GTPase Der, which produces MTTPQGTGPAQGPDDEGVEVEWTVGPDPDGPGPEDAGSGQLSEDDEALESALRAGLTEFELSEEDLALVETGELAEDEDDDAASRPVVAVVGRPNVGKSSLVNRILGRREAVVEDVPGVTRDRVAYDAEWAGRRFTVVDTGGWDVDATGIHLRVAEQAEVAVELADAVLFVVDATVGATDTDEQVVRLLRRSGRPVVLVANKVDDQRMESDAAALWSLGLGQPWPVSALHGRGSGDALDALLDVLPSTSAVAGAYPRGGPRRVALVGRPNVGKSSLLNKLAGSERVVVDNVAGTTRDPVDELIELGGKVWRFVDTAGIRRRVHQTRGADFYASLRTQAALEKAEVAVVLIDVSEPIAEQDIRVVQQVVDAGRALVVAYNKWDVLDEERQYYLEREIERELVQITWAPRVNISATTGRHVQKLVPALETALASWDRRIPTARLNAFLGEVAAAHPHPVRGGKQPRILFATQADTRPPKFVLFASGFVEAGYRRFLERRLREEFGFEGSPIEISVRVREKRSRR; this is translated from the coding sequence ATGACCACCCCGCAGGGCACGGGTCCTGCGCAGGGGCCCGACGACGAGGGTGTCGAGGTCGAGTGGACCGTGGGCCCGGACCCGGACGGGCCAGGGCCCGAGGACGCCGGGAGCGGGCAGCTCTCCGAGGACGACGAGGCCCTGGAGTCGGCCCTGCGGGCCGGCCTGACCGAGTTCGAGCTCTCCGAGGAGGACCTCGCGCTCGTCGAGACCGGGGAGCTGGCCGAGGACGAGGACGACGACGCCGCCTCCCGCCCGGTCGTGGCCGTCGTGGGTCGCCCCAACGTCGGCAAGTCCAGCCTGGTCAACCGGATCCTGGGTCGCAGGGAGGCCGTGGTCGAGGACGTGCCCGGAGTCACCCGGGACCGCGTCGCCTACGACGCTGAGTGGGCCGGCCGGCGCTTCACGGTCGTCGACACCGGCGGCTGGGACGTGGACGCGACGGGCATCCACCTGCGGGTCGCCGAGCAGGCGGAGGTGGCGGTGGAGCTCGCCGACGCGGTGCTCTTCGTCGTCGACGCCACTGTGGGCGCCACCGACACGGACGAGCAGGTGGTGCGTCTGCTGCGGCGCTCCGGACGGCCGGTCGTGCTGGTGGCCAACAAGGTCGACGACCAGCGGATGGAGTCCGACGCCGCGGCCCTGTGGAGTCTGGGCCTCGGGCAGCCGTGGCCCGTGTCCGCCCTGCACGGGCGCGGGTCCGGTGACGCCCTGGACGCCCTCCTGGACGTCCTGCCGAGCACGAGCGCCGTGGCCGGGGCCTACCCCCGCGGGGGCCCCCGGCGCGTGGCGCTGGTGGGCCGGCCCAACGTCGGCAAGTCCTCGCTGCTCAACAAGCTCGCGGGCAGCGAGCGGGTCGTCGTCGACAACGTCGCCGGCACCACGCGCGACCCGGTCGACGAGCTCATCGAGCTCGGGGGCAAGGTCTGGCGCTTCGTCGACACGGCCGGGATCCGGCGTCGCGTCCACCAGACGCGTGGTGCGGACTTCTACGCCTCGCTGCGCACGCAGGCGGCCCTGGAGAAGGCTGAGGTCGCCGTCGTCCTCATCGACGTCTCGGAGCCCATCGCCGAGCAGGACATCCGGGTGGTGCAGCAGGTCGTCGACGCCGGGCGCGCCCTCGTCGTGGCCTACAACAAGTGGGACGTCCTGGACGAGGAGCGGCAGTACTACCTGGAGCGGGAGATCGAGCGGGAGCTGGTGCAGATCACCTGGGCCCCCCGGGTCAACATCTCCGCCACGACCGGGCGGCACGTCCAAAAGCTCGTGCCCGCGCTGGAGACCGCCCTGGCCTCGTGGGACCGGCGGATCCCCACGGCCCGGCTCAACGCCTTCCTCGGGGAGGTCGCGGCCGCCCATCCGCACCCCGTCCGCGGGGGCAAGCAGCCACGGATCCTCTTCGCCACCCAGGCCGACACCCGACCGCCGAAGTTCGTCCTCTTCGCCTCCGGTTTCGTCGAGGCCGGCTACCGCCGCTTCCTGGAGCGGCGGCTGCGTGAGGAGTTCGGCTTCGAGGGCAGCCCGATCGAGATCTCGGTCCGGGTCCGCGAGAAGCGTTCCCGGCGCTGA
- a CDS encoding sulfurtransferase, whose translation MTADDKIQAYAHPERLVTTQWLAEHLHDDGVRVLESDEDVLLYDTGHVPGALKLDWHTDLNDPLTRDYVDGERFAQVMGERGIGRDTTVVIYGDRSNWWAAYALWVMTLFGHEDVRLLDGGRAKWLAEGREMTTEVPTVDPVDYPVVDRDDSAVRAFKDDVLQHLGRPMVDVRSPGEYSGELLHMPDYPQEGAMRGGHIPGARSVPWARAANDDGTFRSREELEAIYLQEQGLAPSDDVVAYCRIGERSSHTWFVLTHLLGFERVRNYDGSWTEWGNAVGVPVER comes from the coding sequence ATGACCGCAGACGACAAGATCCAGGCCTACGCCCACCCGGAGCGGCTGGTCACCACGCAGTGGCTGGCCGAGCACCTCCACGACGACGGCGTGCGGGTGCTGGAGTCCGACGAGGACGTCCTGCTCTACGACACGGGCCACGTCCCCGGGGCGCTCAAGCTCGACTGGCACACGGACCTCAACGACCCCCTGACCCGGGACTACGTGGACGGGGAGCGCTTCGCCCAGGTGATGGGCGAGCGGGGCATCGGGCGGGACACCACCGTGGTGATCTACGGCGACCGGTCCAACTGGTGGGCGGCCTACGCCCTGTGGGTGATGACGCTCTTCGGCCACGAGGACGTGCGGCTGCTCGACGGCGGCCGGGCCAAGTGGCTCGCGGAGGGCCGCGAGATGACCACCGAGGTCCCCACGGTGGACCCGGTCGACTACCCCGTGGTGGACCGGGACGACTCCGCGGTCCGGGCCTTTAAGGACGACGTGCTGCAGCACCTGGGACGACCGATGGTCGACGTCCGCAGCCCGGGGGAGTACTCCGGCGAGCTGCTCCACATGCCGGACTACCCGCAGGAGGGGGCCATGCGCGGTGGGCACATCCCCGGCGCCAGGTCGGTGCCGTGGGCGCGGGCCGCGAACGACGACGGCACCTTCCGCAGCCGCGAGGAGCTGGAGGCCATCTACCTGCAGGAGCAGGGCCTGGCGCCCTCCGACGACGTGGTCGCCTACTGCCGGATCGGCGAGCGCTCGAGCCACACCTGGTTCGTCCTGACCCACCTGCTCGGGTTCGAGCGGGTGCGCAACTACGACGGCAGCTGGACCGAGTGGGGCAACGCCGTGGGCGTGCCGGTGGAGCGCTGA
- a CDS encoding cell wall-binding repeat-containing protein, producing MHDRSSRHPVPGGTAAAALLAAGSLTALAALPAAAATLEDYEITGVQFINEDCSRNEYVVNGTVTGTTDDGGGFDRLSFQVWDDGVLKDSREREVAVGSTVDLTAFLSFVGLYGTGAPGVGIIIEDITASGSDGYLALEDPFFPEDVDGPCTFDVERIGGADRVATSVLLSQQKFVRADTVMIATAADYPDALTAAPWAAQQGAPLLLSRPDGLPGSVVTELQRLAPSRVVVLGGAGALSEQVVTDAEAALPSATVDRVGGSTRYATAGLIAQEVVQDSSAEVYVASGEDFPDALVLSALAAREQAPLVLVKETAVPSATSAALAALDYDSLVAAGGTGVISDAVLTEAADGVPVTRYAGADRYATAEQILEQFPAEGTVLVATGQEFPDSLTAVPVAARTDAGVALTRPDSVPAGILDEIDRLISGSAFPLITIVGGEAAVHPSVQAQLEALFGGAADPADRPAGTSTESNVPTE from the coding sequence ATGCACGATCGCAGCTCACGACACCCTGTCCCCGGAGGAACGGCGGCCGCCGCCCTCCTGGCCGCCGGCTCCCTCACCGCCCTGGCGGCCCTGCCGGCCGCCGCCGCGACGCTGGAGGACTACGAGATCACGGGGGTGCAGTTCATCAACGAGGACTGCTCCCGCAACGAGTATGTCGTCAACGGCACCGTGACCGGGACGACGGACGACGGAGGTGGCTTCGACCGCCTCTCCTTCCAGGTCTGGGACGACGGGGTGCTGAAGGACTCCCGCGAGCGGGAGGTCGCGGTGGGTTCGACGGTGGACCTGACCGCGTTCCTGTCCTTCGTCGGTCTCTACGGCACCGGGGCGCCCGGGGTCGGCATCATCATCGAGGACATCACCGCCAGCGGGAGCGACGGATACCTCGCCCTGGAGGACCCGTTCTTCCCCGAGGACGTGGACGGCCCGTGCACCTTCGACGTGGAACGGATCGGCGGGGCCGACCGGGTCGCCACCTCGGTGCTGCTGTCGCAGCAGAAGTTCGTCCGGGCCGACACGGTCATGATCGCCACCGCCGCCGACTACCCCGACGCGCTGACCGCCGCCCCCTGGGCGGCGCAGCAGGGTGCGCCGCTGCTGCTGAGCAGGCCCGACGGCCTGCCCGGGTCGGTCGTCACCGAGCTGCAGCGGCTCGCCCCGAGCAGGGTCGTGGTGCTCGGCGGGGCGGGGGCCCTGAGCGAGCAGGTCGTGACGGACGCCGAGGCCGCCCTCCCGTCCGCCACGGTGGACCGCGTCGGCGGGTCGACGCGCTACGCCACCGCCGGTCTCATCGCCCAGGAGGTGGTCCAGGACAGCTCGGCCGAGGTCTACGTGGCCTCGGGCGAGGACTTCCCGGACGCCCTGGTCCTCAGCGCCCTGGCAGCTCGTGAGCAGGCACCGCTGGTCCTGGTCAAGGAGACGGCGGTGCCCTCGGCGACGAGTGCCGCGCTCGCCGCGCTGGACTACGACTCCCTCGTCGCCGCCGGCGGCACGGGCGTCATCAGCGACGCGGTCCTCACCGAGGCCGCCGACGGGGTGCCCGTGACCCGGTACGCCGGGGCTGACCGGTACGCCACGGCCGAGCAGATCCTCGAGCAGTTCCCGGCCGAGGGCACGGTGCTGGTGGCCACCGGGCAGGAGTTCCCCGACTCCCTGACCGCGGTGCCGGTCGCGGCCCGGACCGACGCCGGTGTGGCGCTGACCCGGCCCGACTCCGTGCCCGCGGGGATCCTCGACGAGATCGACCGTCTGATCTCCGGCTCGGCCTTCCCGCTCATCACCATCGTCGGTGGCGAGGCGGCCGTGCACCCCTCGGTCCAGGCCCAGCTGGAGGCGCTCTTCGGCGGTGCCGCCGACCCGGCCGACCGCCCGGCGGGGACCTCGACGGAGAGCAACGTGCCCACCGAGTGA
- a CDS encoding FHA domain-containing protein, translating to MTVSDRDREHHDYGTDPTTARIPHGADLPAAEYTFDDELPRLSPEDQRTVDALRPGTALLIVLRGPNTGARFLLDADRVTSGRHPHSDIFLDDVTVSRKHAQFVKEGDGYLVRDVGSLNGTYVNRQRIDEAVLTQGDEVQIGKFRLVYYRGRA from the coding sequence CTGACCGTGAGCGACCGCGACCGCGAGCACCACGACTACGGCACCGACCCGACCACGGCCCGGATCCCGCACGGGGCGGACCTGCCGGCGGCGGAGTACACCTTCGACGACGAGCTGCCCAGGCTCTCCCCGGAGGACCAGCGGACCGTCGACGCCCTGCGACCCGGCACGGCGCTGCTCATCGTGCTCCGGGGCCCGAACACGGGGGCACGCTTCCTGCTCGACGCGGACCGGGTGACCTCCGGCCGGCACCCCCACAGCGACATCTTCCTCGACGACGTGACCGTCTCGCGCAAGCACGCGCAGTTCGTCAAGGAGGGCGACGGCTACCTCGTGAGGGACGTGGGCTCGCTCAACGGCACCTACGTCAACAGGCAGCGCATCGACGAGGCCGTCCTCACCCAGGGTGACGAGGTGCAGATCGGCAAGTTCCGGCTGGTCTACTACCGCGGCCGCGCGTGA
- a CDS encoding CDP-alcohol phosphatidyltransferase family protein, which produces MSSGQGEDVVTGPSSDEPPEGGQVLNVPNVLSLLRLVLVPVFIWLLVTRELGWAGLVLVVAGLSDYADGKIARRYGLVTRLGQMLDPIADRLYIAATLIGLAAVDVIPWWLVLGLVARDALILTMYPTVRRLRLPIPPVDFIGKAATFNLLGGFPLLLLGSVDSPFQVLCLAAGWALVWWGTALYWAAGVVYAWQVRDMVRQRRGSAR; this is translated from the coding sequence ATGAGCAGCGGGCAGGGGGAGGACGTCGTGACGGGTCCTTCGTCAGACGAGCCGCCGGAGGGCGGTCAGGTGCTGAACGTGCCCAACGTCCTGTCCCTGCTGCGCCTGGTCCTCGTGCCGGTCTTCATCTGGCTGCTCGTGACGCGGGAGCTGGGATGGGCCGGCCTGGTGCTGGTCGTCGCCGGACTCTCGGACTACGCCGACGGCAAGATCGCCCGGCGCTACGGCCTGGTCACCCGGCTGGGGCAGATGCTCGACCCGATCGCCGACCGTCTCTACATCGCGGCCACCCTCATCGGACTGGCCGCCGTCGACGTCATCCCGTGGTGGCTGGTGCTGGGGCTGGTGGCCCGGGACGCTCTCATCCTCACGATGTACCCCACCGTCCGCCGGCTCCGGCTGCCCATCCCGCCCGTCGACTTCATCGGCAAGGCGGCCACCTTCAACCTGCTCGGAGGTTTTCCGCTGCTCCTGCTCGGCAGCGTGGACAGCCCGTTCCAGGTGCTGTGCCTCGCGGCCGGGTGGGCCCTGGTGTGGTGGGGGACCGCGCTGTACTGGGCCGCCGGCGTGGTCTACGCCTGGCAGGTGCGCGACATGGTCCGCCAGCGCAGGGGGAGCGCCCGATGA
- the gcvH gene encoding glycine cleavage system protein GcvH, with amino-acid sequence MSNLQYPDDLRYTDDHEWVRDQGDGVVRIGVTAYAADAMGDVVYVSLPSVGDTLAAGDSSGEIESTKSVSDIYSPLAGEVTAVNEALDATPELINTDSYGEGWMYELRVEDSSVVESLLDAEAYQAQLD; translated from the coding sequence ATGAGCAACCTTCAGTACCCTGACGACCTCCGCTACACCGACGACCACGAGTGGGTCCGGGACCAGGGTGACGGTGTGGTGCGCATCGGGGTCACGGCCTACGCCGCCGACGCCATGGGCGACGTGGTGTACGTCTCGCTCCCCTCGGTGGGCGACACCCTGGCCGCCGGCGACTCCAGCGGGGAGATCGAGTCCACGAAGTCCGTCAGCGACATCTACTCCCCGCTCGCCGGTGAGGTGACCGCGGTCAACGAGGCGCTGGACGCCACGCCCGAGCTCATCAACACCGACAGCTACGGCGAGGGCTGGATGTACGAGCTGCGGGTCGAGGACTCCTCGGTCGTGGAGAGCCTGCTGGACGCGGAGGCCTACCAGGCCCAGCTCGACTGA